AAAAGGAGGTGAATCAACATGAAAAAACTTATTGCGTTGTCATTCCTAGTATCTTTTGTCGCTTCAGTTGGCATAATGTATGCGGCGGAGCCAATTGCAACTGTTCCATCGGTGAAAGTTGCAACTACAACTGTAGTTACACCAGCAAAAGCTGCAAAGGTAAAAAAAGTCAAAAAAGTCAAAGCAGCAAAGGTTAAAGTAGAAAAAAAAGTTGTTCAAGAAGCTCCAGTAGCACCAGTAACAAAATAAGCTGTGTTTTAATAAATGGCCCACATGTTATAAAGCATGTGGGCCATTTGCATTTAACCTTCCTCAGCATAAAAAACCGGAGTTATGAATAACATTATAGTTGCAGGCGGGGCAGGATTTATTGGTTCAAATGCAAAAAGATTACTTGTCTGGGAACCAACAGTAAGCATTGAAGAGGGCATAAAAAATGCAGTTAAGGGACATATTGAAAATACTAAGCTTATTGACAAATGCTGACGGTAGTGCTACAATCCTCGTATAGATTAAAAAGGTTTTGATAGTTTAGTCAGTCCAAGTCTGACCCCGCTAACGGCGGGTACGCGACATTAAGGGGGCTCAATATGGCAGAAGGCAGATGTATGAAATGTAAGAAGCAAGTTGAGATTAAAGATTCAAAAGAAGTTATTATGAAAAATGGTATGAAAGCTCTTTCGGGTGTTTGTGGCGAATGTTCAACAAAAGTTTTTAAAATTGTTGGCAAAGCATAATAATAAATAAGTTGACGAAAAGTTTTAATATTTGCTAAACTCGCCCGGCCGAAGTTTTAAACATCGGCCAGTGTTTTTTTTGTGTCATAATGCGGCGCGCAAGCGTCATTGATATAAGTGGTTCGTTTGGGCCCGTAGCTCAGTTGGTAGAGCACCTCACTTTTAATGAGGGTGTCGCGTGTTCAAGTCACGCCGGGCTCATTTTCTACGCCACATTGATAAGTGATAGAATTGTTTCTTGAAATAAAAATCCGGGTTTAATGCCCCCATCGTCTAGTGGTTAGGACACATCCTTTTCAAGGATGCGGCAGGGGTTCGACTCCCCTTGGGGGTACTTTTTCAGATTTATTATCCTATATAGAACTGAGCAGTAGCGGCCGGTTCGGCGAGGCACGC
The sequence above is a segment of the Endomicrobiales bacterium genome. Coding sequences within it:
- a CDS encoding DUF5679 domain-containing protein, coding for MAEGRCMKCKKQVEIKDSKEVIMKNGMKALSGVCGECSTKVFKIVGKA